The genomic window CGAATAAACCCTTTCGTTAAAGAGTTTAGTGTCCCTATTTCATTCCTTGAACCTGCCATAACTTTCTCCTTCTTTCATTATAGCTTGTCCTCGAATAGCTTAACATATACAGCAATGACAAAGTACACTAGTGTGGCACTCCCGGTAAGTTAGGTAACTATCCTTTTATAGGTACTAAATTCTAGTTTTTTGCTTCTTGTTTACAAAAGTAAAGTTATATGTTAATATAGGTTAATGAATAAATACACTCTAACTGCAGAAGAAACTTTACAACTAAAAAATATTCAAAATGCTTATTACATGCAGCCATCATTGGCTTTATGTGATGAATTTTTAGTTGAAAATGGTGTTAAATTAGCCTTTAATCAACTTTATAATTTTTTGCAGTTAGCTTTTCCTAAGGTGCAAATTATTTTAGAGGAACGCAAAAAAGCAGGTTTAATTAATGATATATCGCAAACGCAAAAATCAATCGTAGGTAAAAGTTTCTCTAACTTAATAGAATATGTCTTTTTAAAAAATAAAGAGGCAGGAAATATTGAACCACATATTTTAATTACCAGTAAAAGCACAGCTGTTAAAAAATTTGGTGAAGACTTTACTATTTATGTTGATGGTGAGCAGCAAAAACCAGACTGTGATTTGGTTATTTATAATAGTGTTACTAACAAATTTATTATTTTATCACTTAAAACCTCTCTTCGTGAAAGGGCTGGGCAAACCTACAAGTGGAAGTTATTATTAGAAATTGCCCACTCTTCCAGCGATATTAAGGCCAAGTACGATATTGAATATAAGGGGAAAAATATCCCTCTAGTCTGTTTTGCTACGGTTAATTTTTATAATGAAATTAATAACCCACAACAACGCGGAATGTTTAAGTTTTTTGATAAAGCCTTTATAGCCAAAGAGGTGGAACATGGCGATTTTATTGCCGATTTTTCTACCTTGCCTACATTCATTAAGGAAAACTTATAAATGTATAAGGTTATTCGTAATAAAGAACTTGATTTTTTAGGTCAATCATACTCTACGGTTTCTCCCAATTTACATAAATACCCTGCCACTATGTTACCACAAATTGGTAACTATTTGCTTAATGAACTTAACGCCAACAAGGGAAGTATGCTCGACCCTTATTGTGGTAGCGGCAGCTCTTTTGTGAGCGGCTTACAAGCAGATTTTGAGAGACTAGTTGGTTATGATTTAAATCCGCTCGCTATTCATATTTGCCAGAGTAAGTTCACTAAAATTAATTTAAATGAATTAAAGCAACAAATTATCAAGTTAAGAGAAGCTGTTTATGAAGCTTTAAAAAAAGATAGTTTATCTTTACTGGATAATGAAAGTGATAAAATAACGAATTTTACTTATTGGTTTTCGGCAGAAGTAGCGAGAGATTTACGTTTAATAAAATATTTTATAAATTTTATAAAAAAAGAGGGTAGTAAGAAATTTATCTCACTTGCTTTTGCCGAAACTGTACGCGAATGTTCTTATACACGCAGTAACGAATTTAAAATGTATCGTATTAAAGAGGAGCAGACTTTACTCTTTAATCCCGATGTTTATGGCTTATTTTTTGCTAAATTAGAGCGTAATTTAGCTATTTATCAAAGTTGTTATTACCCATTATTGACGGAAAAGAGAGAGCTAAATTTTCATAATAATGTTTTTCATAACAGCAATAAAAAATATGATGTGGTTCTAACCAGTCCACCTTATGGTGATAGTAAAACCACTGTAGCCTATGGCCAGTTTTCCTTATTTGCCAATGCATGGGCTGGTATAGAGAGAGCTAATAGCTTAGATAATAATTTAATGGGTGGTAAAAGAGCAAAAACTTTATTTGAAAATAGTTTAATTAATACTCAACTTTGGCAAATTAATGAACAAGATGATAAACGGGCATTGGAGATTTCAAGCTTTTATTATGACCTTGATAGCTCTATTCGGGAAGTTGCTAAGGCCGTAAAGTTAGGAGGGTATGCCATTTATGTAGTGGGTAATAGATTAATTAAAGGGATAACTTTAGCTACAGACCAATTTATTGCCGAGCGTTTTGAACGATATGGTTTTAAACATTTAATAACCTATCAAAGATTGCTTAGTAATAAACGTATGCCCGTACAAAATTCACCTAGTAATGTTAAAGGTATTAAGGCTAATACGATGCTTTATGAGTATGCTGTTGTTTGTACGGCTGTAGGTAATAAAAGTTAAAAGATATTTTTTATTGAGTACCTATAAAAGGATAGTTGCGATAAGTTAGCATAAAATTTCCCTTTCTAAATTATATTTAAAAGGAAAACAGCGTATCTAACATTATGGCCGCCTTGACAAAACAAGCTAACTTAATTACAATAATCATAAATTTACTGAGGAGCGCTCCCATAGCACCGGAGCAAATAACCATGAAAAAAAACCTACACCCTAATTACATTGACGCTACCGTAACCTGCGTTTGCGGTAACAGCTTTAACACCCGCTCTACACGCGGTAACCTTAATGTAGAAATTTGTTCGGCCTGCCACCCATTTTTTACCGGTAAACATAAATTGGTAGATACCGCCGGCCGTATCGATAAATTTAATAAGCGTTATGGCGTAAAAAACACCTAACCTATAACTACTCATTATTGAGCAGCCTATTAAAGCCAAGTTTTAGCTTGGCTCTTTTAATTGTAAATTACTCTAAAGGGCTCTATGGCCATTAAAGACTCTTGGTTATAGAGGTTAAAATTAAAGGGGCTAGCCATAACGGGCAAATTTAAATTACTAGCCGCAAGCAGCCGTCTGACAAAAGAGGTACCAAAAGAGGCTTGGGCTTCGTGGTAGCTAATATTATAGTAATTAAGTTCGGCTAAATTAGCGGCTTGCTCGATGGCTTGGGCGAGGCCGCCGATGTTATCTACTAAGCCTAACTCTAAAGCAGCCGGACCGCTAAAGATACGGCCTTGCGCCAGCTCATCGGCCTCCATTAAGTTACCGGCCCGTCCGTTATCTATTAATAACTGCAAAAAGTTTTGATAGGTAAAATCTACCGAAGATTGCATTAAGCTAAGTCTTTCGGTGGTAGGTTGGCTAAAGGGCGAAAGCGGGTAAGCATGGTTGGTGGTGGCCAGGCCATCGCTGTAAATACCGTGTTCGGCTAAAAGGTTATGGGCCGCCACAAAGTAATTAAATACCCCAATCGAGCCGGTTAGGGTAATGGGCTCGGCCCAAATTTCATCGGCCGCTAAACTAAAAAGGTAAGCCCCGCTGGCCGCCGCCCCGCTCATAGTAATAATAACCGGCTTATG from Spirochaetaceae bacterium includes these protein-coding regions:
- a CDS encoding modification methylase — encoded protein: MYKVIRNKELDFLGQSYSTVSPNLHKYPATMLPQIGNYLLNELNANKGSMLDPYCGSGSSFVSGLQADFERLVGYDLNPLAIHICQSKFTKINLNELKQQIIKLREAVYEALKKDSLSLLDNESDKITNFTYWFSAEVARDLRLIKYFINFIKKEGSKKFISLAFAETVRECSYTRSNEFKMYRIKEEQTLLFNPDVYGLFFAKLERNLAIYQSCYYPLLTEKRELNFHNNVFHNSNKKYDVVLTSPPYGDSKTTVAYGQFSLFANAWAGIERANSLDNNLMGGKRAKTLFENSLINTQLWQINEQDDKRALEISSFYYDLDSSIREVAKAVKLGGYAIYVVGNRLIKGITLATDQFIAERFERYGFKHLITYQRLLSNKRMPVQNSPSNVKGIKANTMLYEYAVVCTAVGNKS
- a CDS encoding BsaWI family type II restriction enzyme, whose amino-acid sequence is MNKYTLTAEETLQLKNIQNAYYMQPSLALCDEFLVENGVKLAFNQLYNFLQLAFPKVQIILEERKKAGLINDISQTQKSIVGKSFSNLIEYVFLKNKEAGNIEPHILITSKSTAVKKFGEDFTIYVDGEQQKPDCDLVIYNSVTNKFIILSLKTSLRERAGQTYKWKLLLEIAHSSSDIKAKYDIEYKGKNIPLVCFATVNFYNEINNPQQRGMFKFFDKAFIAKEVEHGDFIADFSTLPTFIKENL
- the rpmE gene encoding 50S ribosomal protein L31; protein product: MKKNLHPNYIDATVTCVCGNSFNTRSTRGNLNVEICSACHPFFTGKHKLVDTAGRIDKFNKRYGVKNT